Proteins encoded within one genomic window of Tabrizicola piscis:
- a CDS encoding NADH-quinone oxidoreductase subunit J, which translates to MTAAEFAFYVFAVVTVTAGLMVTISRNPVHSVLWLILTFLSTSGLFVLLGAEFVAMLLIIVYVGAVAVLFLFVVMMLDIDFAALKGELARYMPLGLLIGVILLMQIAIGVGVWQVSPEAEALRQAVAPAADQVENTRAIGLLLYDRYFLLFQLSGLILLVAMIGAILLTLRHRKDIKRQNVLQQMWRDPAKAMELKDVKPGQGL; encoded by the coding sequence ATGACCGCAGCCGAATTTGCCTTCTACGTCTTTGCAGTCGTCACTGTGACCGCGGGCCTGATGGTCACCATCAGCCGCAACCCGGTGCATTCGGTGCTGTGGCTGATCCTCACCTTCCTGTCCACCTCTGGCCTCTTCGTGCTTCTGGGCGCTGAATTCGTGGCCATGCTCCTCATCATCGTCTACGTCGGCGCCGTGGCGGTGCTGTTCCTCTTCGTCGTCATGATGCTGGACATCGACTTTGCCGCGCTGAAGGGCGAACTGGCCCGCTACATGCCCTTGGGCCTCTTGATCGGGGTCATCCTGCTGATGCAGATCGCCATCGGTGTCGGCGTCTGGCAAGTCTCGCCCGAGGCTGAGGCGCTGCGTCAGGCCGTCGCCCCGGCGGCGGATCAGGTGGAAAACACCCGCGCCATCGGGCTTTTGCTTTATGACCGCTACTTCCTTCTGTTCCAGCTGTCCGGCCTGATCCTGCTGGTTGCGATGATCGGGGCGATCCTGCTGACCCTGCGGCACCGTAAGGACATCAAGCGCCAGAACGTGCTGCAGCAGATGTGGCGCGATCCGGCCAAGGCGATGGAACTCAAGGACGTCAAACCGGGGCAGGGGCTGTAA
- a CDS encoding carboxymuconolactone decarboxylase family protein encodes MTDDFAKMFAAMMEQGQKMAQAFAPAMENVDVKAFEKLFPAMPKELLEMWFGKTFNPEGLDARTRFLVTIAAQTVLGPLGEPQLRITIKNALAAGATKREVAEVIWQMSMFAGVPSMQKALEIAQGVFAETADTNGEKDA; translated from the coding sequence ATGACCGACGATTTCGCCAAGATGTTTGCCGCGATGATGGAGCAGGGCCAGAAGATGGCCCAGGCCTTCGCTCCGGCCATGGAAAACGTTGACGTCAAGGCGTTTGAAAAGCTGTTCCCGGCGATGCCGAAGGAACTTCTGGAAATGTGGTTCGGCAAGACCTTCAACCCCGAAGGCCTTGATGCGCGCACCCGCTTTCTGGTGACCATCGCCGCCCAGACCGTGCTTGGCCCCTTGGGTGAACCGCAGCTGCGCATCACCATCAAGAACGCCCTTGCCGCCGGCGCCACGAAACGCGAAGTGGCCGAGGTGATCTGGCAGATGTCGATGTTTGCCGGTGTGCCGTCGATGCAAAAGGCGCTGGAAATCGCGCAAGGCGTCTTCGCCGAAACCGCCGATACCAACGGGGAGAAAGACGCATGA
- the nuoI gene encoding NADH-quinone oxidoreductase subunit NuoI yields the protein MSNIDWNRATRYFLLMDFIKGFGLGMKYFFAPKTTLNYPHEKGPLSPRFRGEHALRRYPNGEERCIACKLCEAVCPAQAITIDAEPREDGSRRTTRYDIDMTKCIYCGFCQEACPVDAIVEGPNFEFATETREELFYTKEKLLENGDRWEAEIARNLEIDAPYR from the coding sequence ATGTCCAACATCGACTGGAACCGCGCGACCCGCTATTTCCTGCTGATGGATTTCATCAAGGGCTTCGGCCTTGGCATGAAATACTTCTTCGCGCCGAAAACCACGCTGAACTACCCGCATGAGAAGGGCCCGCTGTCGCCCCGCTTCCGCGGCGAACACGCGCTGCGCCGCTACCCGAACGGTGAGGAACGCTGCATCGCCTGCAAGCTCTGCGAAGCCGTCTGCCCGGCCCAAGCCATCACCATTGACGCCGAACCGCGTGAGGACGGCAGCCGCCGCACCACGCGCTACGACATCGACATGACCAAATGCATCTACTGCGGCTTCTGCCAGGAGGCGTGCCCGGTCGATGCCATCGTCGAAGGCCCGAACTTCGAATTCGCGACCGAGACGCGGGAAGAGCTGTTCTACACCAAGGAAAAGCTTCTGGAAAACGGCGACCGCTGGGAAGCCGAGATTGCCCGCAACCTTGAAATCGACGCGCCCTACAGGTGA
- the nuoH gene encoding NADH-quinone oxidoreductase subunit NuoH, which yields MDGFLSTGFGTVVLIAAQALLIVAFVMISLLFLVYGDRKVWAAVQMRRGPNVVGPFGLLQSVADALKYVVKEIVIPAGVDRPVFFLAPMLSFVLAILAWAVIPFDSGWVLANINVALLFVFAVSSLEVYGVIMGGWASNSKYAFLGSLRSAAQMISYEVSLGLIIIGVIISTGAMNFSAIVAAQDGDWGLFNWYWLPHFPMVFLFFISALAETNRPPFDLPEAESELVAGFMVEYSSTPYLLFMAGEYIAIFLMCALMSLLFFGGWLSPIPGLPDGWWWMVAKMWLFFFMFAMVKAIVPRYRYDQLMRIGWKVFLPLSLGWVVLVAFLAKFEVLGGFWARWAIGG from the coding sequence ATGGACGGGTTTCTTTCCACGGGGTTCGGAACGGTCGTGCTGATTGCGGCACAGGCCCTTCTGATCGTGGCCTTCGTGATGATCAGCCTGCTGTTCCTGGTCTACGGTGACCGCAAGGTCTGGGCCGCCGTCCAGATGCGCCGGGGGCCAAACGTGGTTGGCCCCTTCGGCCTGCTGCAATCGGTGGCCGACGCTCTGAAATATGTGGTCAAGGAAATCGTCATCCCGGCTGGCGTTGACCGCCCGGTGTTTTTCCTTGCCCCGATGCTGTCCTTCGTGCTGGCGATCCTTGCCTGGGCCGTGATCCCCTTCGACAGCGGCTGGGTGCTGGCTAACATCAACGTCGCACTGCTGTTCGTCTTTGCCGTCTCCTCGCTTGAGGTGTACGGCGTGATCATGGGCGGTTGGGCCTCGAACTCGAAATACGCCTTCCTTGGGTCCCTCCGGTCTGCCGCGCAGATGATCAGCTACGAAGTGTCGCTGGGCCTGATCATCATCGGCGTCATCATCTCGACCGGGGCGATGAACTTCTCGGCTATCGTGGCGGCACAAGACGGCGACTGGGGCCTGTTCAACTGGTACTGGCTGCCGCATTTCCCGATGGTCTTCCTGTTCTTCATCAGCGCCCTCGCCGAAACCAACCGCCCGCCCTTCGACCTTCCGGAAGCGGAATCCGAACTCGTCGCCGGGTTCATGGTGGAATACTCGTCCACCCCCTACCTTCTGTTCATGGCTGGCGAATACATCGCCATCTTCCTGATGTGCGCGCTGATGTCGCTGCTGTTCTTCGGCGGCTGGCTGTCACCGATCCCCGGCCTGCCCGACGGCTGGTGGTGGATGGTCGCCAAGATGTGGCTGTTCTTCTTCATGTTCGCCATGGTGAAGGCCATCGTGCCCCGCTACCGCTATGACCAGCTGATGCGGATCGGCTGGAAAGTGTTCCTGCCGCTGTCCCTTGGCTGGGTCGTGCTGGTGGCGTTCCTTGCAAAGTTTGAAGTGCTGGGTGGGTTCTGGGCCCGCTGGGCGATTGGAGGCTGA
- the nuoG gene encoding NADH-quinone oxidoreductase subunit NuoG, translated as MSNLKKISIDGIEVEVDGAMTIIQAAEVAGVEIPRFCYHERLTIAGNCRMCLVEVVGGPPKPAASCAMQVKDLRPGPNGEAPVVKTKSPMVKKAREGVMEFLLINHPLDCPICDQGGECDLQDQAMAYGVDFSRFREPKRATEDLNLGPLVATTMTRCISCTRCVRFTTEVAGITQMGQTGRGEDSEITSYLNMTLDSNLQGNIIDLCPVGALTSKPYAFTARPWELTKTETIDVMDALGSNIRVDAKGREVMRILPRNHDGVNEEWISDKTRFVWDGLRRQRLDTPYVRENGKLRKAGWAEALTKAAAAMKGKKIAALVGDLAPVEAVYSLKTLVEGLGGHVECRTDGAKLPAGNRSGYVGTATIEDIDSAKMIQLIGTNPRVEAPVLNARIRKAWANGAVIGLVGEAVDLTYDYAHVGTDRATLEKLSSQTISDETKAKPTLVIVGQGAINEADGAAVLAHAMKLAENSNSKLLILHTAASRVGAMDVGAVTEGGLAAATDGAEVIYNLGADEVDIAAGPFVIYQGSHGDRGASRADIILPGAAWTEENGLFVNTEGRPQLALRAGFAPGEAKENWAILRALSAELDATLPWDSLAGLRSALVKAHPHLGRVDEVAPNPPSPLEMKPLGKADFRNAIKDFYLTNPIARASSVMGELSAMAKGRAAQPLAAE; from the coding sequence ATGTCTAACCTCAAGAAAATCAGCATCGACGGGATCGAGGTCGAAGTTGATGGCGCGATGACCATCATTCAGGCTGCGGAAGTGGCCGGGGTGGAAATCCCTCGCTTTTGCTACCACGAACGGCTGACCATCGCCGGGAACTGCCGGATGTGTCTGGTCGAGGTTGTTGGCGGCCCGCCAAAGCCCGCCGCAAGCTGCGCGATGCAGGTCAAGGACCTCCGCCCCGGCCCGAACGGTGAGGCTCCGGTCGTCAAGACCAAGTCGCCCATGGTCAAGAAGGCCCGCGAAGGGGTGATGGAGTTTCTGCTGATCAACCACCCGCTCGACTGCCCGATCTGCGATCAGGGCGGCGAATGTGACCTGCAGGATCAGGCCATGGCCTACGGCGTGGACTTCAGCCGCTTCCGCGAACCGAAGCGCGCGACCGAAGACCTGAACCTTGGCCCCTTGGTCGCCACCACGATGACCCGCTGCATCAGCTGCACCCGTTGCGTGCGCTTCACCACCGAAGTCGCCGGGATCACCCAGATGGGCCAGACCGGGCGCGGAGAAGACAGTGAAATTACCAGCTATCTGAACATGACGCTGGATTCGAACCTGCAGGGCAACATCATCGACCTGTGCCCTGTTGGCGCGCTGACGTCGAAGCCCTACGCCTTCACCGCCCGCCCGTGGGAACTGACCAAGACCGAAACCATCGACGTGATGGACGCGCTTGGGTCCAACATTCGTGTTGATGCCAAGGGCCGCGAAGTCATGCGCATCCTGCCGCGCAACCATGACGGAGTGAATGAGGAATGGATCAGCGACAAGACCCGCTTTGTCTGGGATGGCCTGCGCCGCCAGCGGCTTGACACGCCCTATGTCCGTGAAAATGGCAAACTGCGCAAAGCGGGCTGGGCCGAAGCGCTGACCAAGGCCGCCGCCGCCATGAAGGGCAAGAAGATTGCCGCACTGGTGGGTGATCTTGCCCCGGTTGAGGCGGTCTATTCCCTGAAAACCCTGGTTGAAGGCCTTGGCGGCCATGTCGAATGCCGGACCGACGGCGCAAAGCTGCCCGCTGGCAACCGCAGTGGCTATGTCGGCACGGCGACAATCGAAGATATCGACAGTGCCAAGATGATCCAGCTGATCGGCACCAACCCGCGGGTTGAAGCGCCCGTCCTGAACGCCCGCATCCGCAAGGCCTGGGCCAATGGCGCGGTGATCGGGCTCGTGGGTGAGGCGGTTGATCTGACCTATGACTACGCCCATGTCGGCACCGACCGCGCGACCCTGGAAAAGCTGTCCTCGCAAACGATCAGCGACGAAACGAAGGCCAAGCCGACACTGGTGATCGTCGGCCAAGGTGCCATCAACGAAGCGGATGGCGCGGCTGTGCTGGCCCATGCCATGAAGCTGGCCGAAAACTCGAACTCCAAACTCCTGATCCTGCACACCGCCGCCAGCCGTGTGGGTGCGATGGACGTGGGCGCTGTGACCGAGGGCGGCCTTGCAGCGGCCACCGACGGGGCCGAGGTGATCTACAACCTTGGTGCCGACGAGGTCGACATCGCGGCAGGGCCCTTCGTCATCTATCAGGGCAGCCACGGCGACCGGGGCGCCTCGCGCGCCGACATCATCCTGCCGGGTGCCGCGTGGACGGAAGAAAACGGCCTGTTCGTCAACACCGAAGGCCGCCCGCAACTGGCCCTTCGTGCTGGCTTTGCGCCGGGCGAGGCCAAGGAAAACTGGGCCATCCTGCGCGCCTTGTCGGCGGAACTGGACGCGACCCTGCCATGGGACAGCCTTGCAGGGCTGCGGTCGGCGCTTGTGAAAGCACATCCGCATCTGGGCCGGGTGGATGAGGTTGCACCGAACCCGCCAAGCCCGTTGGAGATGAAGCCGCTGGGCAAGGCTGATTTCCGTAATGCGATCAAGGACTTCTACCTGACCAATCCCATCGCCCGCGCGTCATCCGTCATGGGCGAACTCTCCGCGATGGCCAAGGGTCGGGCGGCACAGCCCCTTGCGGCGGAGTAG
- a CDS encoding DUF3291 domain-containing protein, which produces MIQPPGHHLAELNVGRLLAPTDDPRVAEFMAALDRVNGMGKRMPGFVWMMEGSGEPGTGNTEAKIGGDPQYVSNLTVWKSVETLEHFVWNTVHRTFYERRQEWFEVLGKMHFVMWWVPAGHRPTLDEALERLEHLRAHGDSDHAFGWKYLKDAQLWKTHGCAQMAAE; this is translated from the coding sequence ATGATCCAACCGCCCGGGCATCATCTGGCCGAGTTGAACGTGGGGCGCCTTCTGGCCCCCACCGACGACCCGCGCGTGGCCGAATTCATGGCCGCCCTTGACCGGGTGAACGGCATGGGCAAACGGATGCCGGGCTTTGTCTGGATGATGGAAGGCTCGGGCGAACCGGGCACGGGGAACACCGAGGCGAAGATTGGCGGCGACCCGCAATATGTGTCGAACCTGACGGTCTGGAAAAGCGTGGAGACGCTGGAACATTTCGTCTGGAACACCGTCCACCGCACGTTCTATGAGCGGCGGCAGGAATGGTTCGAGGTGCTGGGGAAGATGCATTTCGTCATGTGGTGGGTGCCCGCAGGCCACCGCCCCACACTGGACGAGGCATTGGAACGGTTGGAGCATCTGCGCGCCCATGGCGACAGCGACCATGCCTTTGGGTGGAAATATCTGAAAGACGCGCAGCTGTGGAAAACCCACGGCTGCGCGCAAATGGCGGCGGAGTGA
- a CDS encoding DUF5333 domain-containing protein, which produces MKRFTLTLAALAIAAPAYALVPINEEPVIVETLLQGFIGDAIDDNCPTLEARKLRALSELTKLRDYALKQGYSASEVRAFVTSKEEKAKGKAIAAERLKERGAEPGNPDAYCAIGEEEIAKDSLIGQLLRSTK; this is translated from the coding sequence ATGAAACGCTTCACCCTGACCCTTGCAGCGCTGGCCATTGCCGCGCCGGCCTATGCACTGGTGCCGATCAACGAAGAACCGGTGATCGTCGAAACCCTGTTGCAGGGCTTTATCGGCGACGCCATCGACGACAACTGCCCAACGCTTGAGGCCCGCAAACTGCGCGCCCTGTCCGAACTGACCAAGCTGCGCGACTATGCCTTGAAGCAGGGCTACTCGGCCTCGGAAGTCCGCGCCTTCGTCACCTCGAAGGAAGAAAAGGCCAAGGGCAAGGCGATTGCCGCCGAACGCCTCAAGGAACGCGGGGCTGAACCCGGCAACCCCGACGCCTATTGCGCCATCGGCGAGGAAGAGATCGCCAAGGACAGTCTGATCGGACAATTGCTGAGGTCGACGAAATGA
- a CDS encoding class I SAM-dependent methyltransferase: MQVGSLLSELRARYLAPSLLRRFTHDGERPDTRRPATVFEDLFWTHDGPVVDKWHHYLPLYDRYLTPWRNTPVRMLEIGVSRGGSLKMWRKYFGPDAVIFGIDIDPRCARLNGDAGQVRIGSQDNPKFLKQVVAEMGGVDIVLDDGSHVSAHIRASLDTLFPMLADGGLYMIEDLHACYWAPFGGGYRRPGSFVETVKTMIDDMHHWYHDQGERIGATAGSLAAIHAHDSIVVLEKTTVAPPRRSQRGRA, from the coding sequence ATGCAAGTCGGCTCTCTCCTGTCTGAACTCAGGGCACGGTATCTGGCACCTTCGCTGCTCCGTCGCTTTACGCATGACGGAGAACGCCCCGACACGCGCAGGCCTGCGACCGTGTTCGAAGACCTGTTCTGGACGCATGACGGGCCGGTTGTCGACAAATGGCATCACTACCTGCCGCTGTACGACAGGTATCTGACCCCTTGGCGCAACACGCCGGTGCGGATGCTGGAAATCGGTGTCAGCCGTGGCGGGTCGCTTAAGATGTGGCGCAAGTATTTTGGCCCGGACGCCGTGATTTTCGGCATCGACATCGACCCCCGCTGCGCCCGCCTGAACGGCGACGCAGGGCAGGTCCGGATCGGATCGCAGGACAACCCGAAGTTCCTGAAACAGGTCGTCGCCGAAATGGGCGGTGTCGACATCGTGCTGGACGACGGCAGCCACGTATCGGCCCATATCCGCGCCAGTCTGGACACGCTGTTTCCGATGCTGGCGGACGGCGGCCTCTACATGATCGAGGATCTGCACGCCTGCTACTGGGCGCCCTTCGGCGGGGGGTATCGGCGGCCGGGCAGCTTTGTCGAAACCGTCAAGACGATGATCGACGACATGCACCACTGGTACCATGACCAGGGTGAAAGGATCGGCGCGACGGCGGGTTCCCTCGCGGCGATCCACGCCCATGACAGCATCGTGGTCCTTGAAAAGACAACCGTTGCCCCGCCGCGCCGCAGCCAAAGGGGGCGGGCATGA
- the nuoF gene encoding NADH-quinone oxidoreductase subunit NuoF — MLKDQDRIFTNLYGMHDRSLKGAMKRGHWNGTADIIKRGRDMIIEQVKASGLRGRGGAGFPTGLKWSFMPKQSDGRPSYLVINADESEPGTCKDREIMRHDPHTLIEGALIASFAMNANACYIYIRGEYIREREALQAAIDECYDAGLLGKNAAKSGWDFDCYLHHGAGAYICGEETALLESLEGKKGMPRMKPPFPAGSGLYGCPTTVNNVESIAVVPTILRRGPEWFAGFGRPNNTGTKLFGISGHVMKPCVVEESMSIPLKELLERHCGGVRGGWDNIKAVIPGGSSVPLLTKAQCDDAIMDFDWLREQRSGLGTAAVIVMDQSTDVIKAIWRLSKFYKHESCGQCTPCREGTGWMMRVMDRLVRGEAEVEEIDMLLSVTKQVEGHTICALGDAAAWPIQGLIRAFRDEIEDRIKAKRTGRVSAVAAE; from the coding sequence ATGCTCAAGGATCAGGACCGCATTTTCACCAACCTCTACGGGATGCATGACCGCAGCCTGAAGGGCGCCATGAAGCGCGGGCATTGGAACGGCACGGCCGACATCATCAAGCGCGGCCGGGATATGATCATCGAGCAGGTCAAGGCCTCGGGCCTGCGCGGCCGGGGCGGGGCAGGCTTTCCGACCGGCCTCAAGTGGTCGTTCATGCCCAAGCAGTCGGACGGGCGGCCCAGCTATCTGGTGATCAACGCCGACGAATCCGAACCCGGCACCTGCAAGGACCGGGAGATCATGCGGCACGACCCGCATACGCTGATCGAAGGCGCGCTGATTGCCAGCTTCGCGATGAATGCCAACGCCTGCTACATCTACATCCGCGGCGAATACATCCGTGAGCGTGAGGCGCTGCAGGCCGCGATCGACGAATGCTATGACGCGGGGCTGCTGGGCAAGAACGCCGCGAAATCCGGCTGGGACTTCGACTGCTACCTGCACCACGGTGCGGGGGCCTATATCTGCGGTGAAGAAACGGCGCTGCTGGAAAGCCTGGAAGGCAAGAAGGGCATGCCCCGGATGAAGCCGCCGTTTCCGGCAGGCTCCGGCCTTTACGGCTGCCCGACCACGGTGAACAACGTCGAATCCATCGCCGTCGTCCCCACGATCCTGCGCCGGGGGCCGGAATGGTTTGCCGGCTTTGGTCGGCCCAACAACACCGGGACCAAACTTTTCGGCATCTCCGGCCATGTGATGAAGCCATGCGTCGTCGAGGAATCGATGTCGATCCCGCTGAAGGAACTGCTGGAACGCCACTGTGGCGGGGTCCGGGGCGGCTGGGACAACATCAAGGCGGTGATCCCCGGCGGGTCCTCGGTGCCGCTCCTCACCAAGGCACAATGCGACGACGCGATCATGGATTTCGACTGGCTGCGCGAGCAGCGGTCGGGCCTTGGCACGGCGGCGGTGATCGTGATGGACCAGTCCACCGACGTCATCAAGGCGATCTGGCGGCTGTCGAAGTTCTACAAGCACGAAAGCTGCGGCCAGTGCACCCCCTGCCGTGAAGGCACCGGCTGGATGATGCGCGTGATGGACCGTCTGGTCCGCGGCGAGGCCGAGGTTGAAGAGATCGACATGCTGCTGTCGGTGACCAAGCAGGTCGAAGGCCACACCATCTGCGCCCTTGGCGACGCTGCCGCCTGGCCGATCCAGGGCCTGATCCGCGCCTTCCGCGATGAAATCGAGGACCGGATCAAGGCCAAGCGCACCGGCCGCGTCAGCGCCGTCGCGGCGGAGTAG